A genomic window from Candidatus Pelagisphaera phototrophica includes:
- a CDS encoding alpha-ketoacid dehydrogenase subunit alpha/beta — MSSSAKNPEAFPKTPDILLERDLRIESKSATDEDLLLAYRWMVYSRFTDARIFELYRQGKMKGTVTVSDGNEGLVAPLGLMMDKSIDCVSWTHRGMPGHLVWSDHLGDHVCQFLGNSGSPTKGREGNAHHGDPKNRSFPMISHLGKMSSNVMGGTDSQRRNGHKAIGITFFGDGGSSTGEIHESMNLASVLNLPVIFVVENNNYAYSTPLHEQYAGKLVDRAKGYGMKGIELDVANIEENLKVFQDAIDETRETCRPMLIEMHTLRLLGHAGYDTLDYIDPELTQKWFDEDCLKNLRERLVAKGHGDRIEQEESLLKSFVTETVNAALKLPMCSPEGLIDDVYAKTNLEIDWKPAEESATETVTFAQAINRALNKILAESPESIIMGQDIADYGGPFKVTKGLFQEFGRNRVINTPICESAMVGYATGLAVNGHRPIVEFQFADFATDATTQITLNAGTYHFRSGANAPLVYRFPCGGGLTFGSFHSQDLEALYLHIPGTKFLYPSTPQDAFDGLLAAYEEDNPVIFFEHKNLYNLLKSPITFNPNYSNIWQPALRRQGDYATVVTYGEMTIWANEAIEYLKEEYDLECELWDLRALNPLNLQSIQESVAKTGRLVVITESRRNAGFSAELVSRIVENHFFDLEAPPLRITSKDMPVPFAAELEADYRPNANSILASMIDWLEAE; from the coding sequence ATGAGCTCATCTGCAAAGAATCCCGAGGCGTTTCCGAAAACACCCGACATTCTCCTCGAGAGAGACCTCCGTATCGAAAGCAAATCGGCAACCGACGAAGACTTGCTCCTCGCCTATCGCTGGATGGTTTACAGCCGCTTCACGGACGCCCGCATTTTCGAACTCTACCGGCAGGGCAAAATGAAGGGTACGGTCACCGTGTCAGACGGGAATGAAGGCCTAGTCGCCCCGCTAGGTCTCATGATGGACAAGTCTATCGACTGTGTTTCCTGGACGCATCGTGGCATGCCCGGTCATCTCGTTTGGTCCGATCATCTCGGCGATCACGTGTGCCAGTTCCTAGGAAATTCAGGGAGCCCCACCAAAGGCCGCGAGGGGAACGCCCACCATGGCGATCCCAAGAATCGAAGCTTCCCCATGATCAGCCACCTAGGGAAGATGTCCTCCAATGTTATGGGCGGAACCGATTCCCAGCGCCGCAACGGACACAAGGCGATTGGCATCACTTTCTTCGGCGATGGGGGATCGAGCACGGGTGAGATTCACGAGAGCATGAATCTCGCGAGCGTGCTCAACCTTCCCGTGATCTTTGTAGTCGAAAACAATAATTACGCTTACTCGACGCCCCTCCACGAACAGTATGCGGGCAAACTCGTCGACCGGGCCAAGGGATACGGCATGAAAGGGATCGAGCTCGATGTCGCCAATATCGAGGAAAACCTAAAGGTATTTCAGGACGCGATCGACGAAACCCGGGAGACCTGCCGACCCATGCTGATCGAAATGCATACGCTTCGGCTACTCGGGCATGCGGGCTACGATACCCTCGACTATATCGATCCGGAGCTTACTCAAAAATGGTTCGATGAGGACTGCCTCAAAAACCTTCGTGAGCGCTTGGTCGCAAAGGGGCATGGCGACCGCATTGAGCAGGAAGAATCCCTGCTAAAGAGCTTCGTCACCGAGACCGTCAACGCCGCCCTCAAGCTGCCCATGTGCAGTCCGGAAGGACTCATCGACGATGTCTACGCGAAGACAAACCTAGAGATCGACTGGAAACCTGCCGAAGAATCCGCCACGGAAACGGTGACCTTTGCCCAGGCCATCAATCGCGCCCTGAATAAGATTTTGGCAGAATCTCCTGAATCGATCATCATGGGACAGGACATCGCCGACTATGGAGGACCCTTTAAAGTCACCAAGGGACTCTTCCAAGAGTTCGGACGTAACCGCGTAATCAATACGCCCATTTGCGAATCCGCTATGGTGGGCTACGCCACGGGCTTGGCAGTCAACGGCCATCGCCCCATCGTCGAATTCCAGTTTGCCGACTTCGCGACGGACGCGACTACGCAAATCACTCTGAATGCCGGCACCTATCACTTCCGCTCGGGAGCGAATGCCCCGCTCGTCTATCGCTTTCCCTGTGGTGGGGGGCTCACTTTTGGATCGTTCCATTCCCAAGATCTCGAAGCACTCTATCTCCATATTCCCGGAACTAAATTCCTCTACCCCAGCACCCCCCAGGATGCGTTTGACGGTCTGCTGGCTGCCTATGAAGAGGACAATCCAGTCATTTTCTTCGAGCACAAGAATCTCTACAATCTCCTCAAATCACCCATCACCTTCAACCCGAACTATAGCAATATCTGGCAGCCGGCCCTGCGACGCCAGGGAGATTACGCCACCGTAGTGACCTACGGGGAAATGACGATATGGGCCAACGAAGCCATCGAGTATTTGAAGGAAGAATACGACTTGGAGTGTGAGCTTTGGGACCTCCGAGCGCTCAACCCTCTCAATCTTCAATCCATCCAGGAATCCGTTGCGAAAACCGGCCGACTCGTCGTCATAACCGAAAGCCGCCGCAATGCTGGCTTTAGCGCGGAGCTGGTTTCCCGCATCGTCGAAAACCATTTTTTCGACCTAGAAGCCCCTCCCCTCAGAATCACATCCAAAGACATGCCGGTTCCGTTTGCTGCTGAACTGGAAGCCGACTATCGCCCCAACGCGAATAGCATCCTTGCATCCATGATAGACTGGTTAGAGGCTGAATAG
- a CDS encoding alpha/beta hydrolase — protein sequence MRTTLSLVLTLITFNLSLQASDSLISTQIIAFKETSPSESLILKRYGPSGQAGGTALPCAVFFFGGGWNGGYIEHFAPQGEYLAQRGMVAICAQYRTLNSHSVPPNVCLVDAKSAIRYVKANAESLGIDPHRLAVGGGSAGGHLAAATTFCEGFNDTRDDKKISTQANALLLFNPVIDNSVNGYGHDRVREFWEEFSPLHNISSPPPTLFLLGDNDNLIPVGTGVAFQKAIEDAGGRCDLHIYKNGAHGFFNPGRPNANGKEYYEDCIKKMDHFLVSLGFLKPQR from the coding sequence ATGAGAACCACGCTATCCCTAGTCCTTACCCTGATAACATTCAATCTCAGCCTGCAGGCCAGCGATTCGCTCATCAGCACTCAGATCATCGCCTTCAAGGAAACCAGTCCCAGCGAAAGCCTCATCCTAAAGCGCTACGGCCCATCGGGTCAGGCCGGAGGCACCGCATTGCCTTGTGCCGTCTTCTTCTTCGGCGGCGGTTGGAATGGAGGCTACATCGAGCACTTCGCCCCTCAAGGGGAATATCTGGCCCAGCGAGGGATGGTGGCGATTTGCGCTCAGTACCGGACGCTAAATTCACACTCAGTGCCGCCCAACGTCTGCCTCGTCGACGCCAAGAGCGCCATTCGCTATGTGAAAGCAAATGCAGAGTCGCTTGGAATCGATCCTCACCGCCTCGCCGTCGGTGGCGGTTCTGCAGGAGGTCACTTGGCCGCGGCCACGACCTTTTGCGAAGGGTTCAACGACACCCGTGACGATAAGAAAATTTCCACCCAGGCCAACGCGCTCCTGCTTTTTAATCCCGTAATCGACAACAGCGTCAACGGCTACGGGCACGATCGCGTCCGGGAATTTTGGGAAGAGTTCTCGCCCCTCCACAACATCTCCTCGCCACCCCCAACCCTTTTTCTGTTGGGTGACAACGACAATCTCATCCCCGTGGGCACCGGAGTCGCCTTCCAAAAGGCGATCGAAGATGCCGGGGGACGCTGTGACCTCCATATTTATAAAAACGGAGCCCACGGCTTCTTCAATCCCGGCCGACCCAACGCGAACGGAAAGGAGTACTATGAGGATTGCATCAAGAAAATGGACCATTTCCTCGTCAGCCTTGGCTTTTTGAAGCCGCAGAGGTAG
- the rpiB gene encoding ribose 5-phosphate isomerase B, producing the protein MSKLTVAIGSDHAGFTYKKAIIAHLSQRGQTVKDYGTDSTESCDYPDFIRPVAEAVAAGKCDRGIVLGGSGNGEAITANRVPGVRCGICWNEQLAMWNRSHNDGNVLALGERTVTQQEALNIVDTWLETEFEGGRHVARIEKIDAKRYP; encoded by the coding sequence ATGAGCAAACTCACCGTTGCAATTGGCTCTGACCACGCCGGATTCACTTACAAGAAAGCGATCATCGCCCATCTTTCCCAACGAGGGCAAACTGTTAAGGACTACGGGACAGACTCAACCGAATCCTGCGACTACCCTGACTTTATTCGCCCGGTTGCAGAGGCGGTCGCTGCCGGTAAGTGCGATCGGGGAATCGTGCTCGGAGGCTCGGGAAACGGCGAGGCCATCACGGCGAATCGTGTGCCCGGAGTGCGGTGCGGCATATGCTGGAACGAGCAGCTCGCAATGTGGAACCGGTCCCACAATGACGGCAACGTGCTCGCGTTAGGTGAGAGAACAGTCACTCAGCAGGAGGCTCTTAACATTGTGGATACCTGGCTGGAAACCGAATTTGAAGGCGGCCGGCATGTCGCCCGAATCGAAAAAATCGACGCAAAACGCTACCCGTAG
- a CDS encoding helix-turn-helix domain-containing protein translates to MQSIGERLEEARKRKGITVREASEATKIRGEYLNNFEANTFKMNLPDIYIRGFLRSYANYLKVNSDKVITDYNAHLIGEGKSSRRDAREFLGRLELQQQPLVAEEVQNPGSVDDGAIESANEPSESIPIWERFNIDKDVAIKIGIAAGLALVLIIVVIWGFLTFMGSSDPAPDSNLTETQAVVAPAANAAAFTLIANDDVRVEIKQVEGNIPLFFAVLPAGQEKELSASGSVRINYSDANALSIRIGTKTYKMQTDRSSIRITPANILKQQQAGN, encoded by the coding sequence ATGCAGAGTATAGGCGAACGTCTGGAAGAAGCCCGCAAGCGTAAGGGCATCACGGTGAGAGAAGCATCCGAAGCGACTAAGATTCGTGGCGAGTATCTCAACAACTTCGAGGCGAACACGTTCAAGATGAATCTCCCCGACATTTATATTCGCGGATTCCTCCGTTCCTACGCCAACTACTTGAAAGTCAATTCAGACAAGGTCATCACGGACTACAACGCTCACTTGATTGGAGAAGGAAAGTCCTCTCGACGCGACGCGCGTGAATTTTTGGGGCGGCTGGAGCTGCAGCAGCAGCCTTTGGTGGCCGAAGAGGTCCAGAACCCCGGATCGGTGGACGACGGGGCGATCGAGAGCGCCAACGAGCCTTCCGAATCCATTCCAATCTGGGAGCGATTCAATATCGACAAGGATGTCGCGATCAAGATCGGGATCGCCGCCGGTCTCGCTTTGGTCCTAATCATCGTCGTTATCTGGGGATTCCTCACCTTCATGGGATCCAGCGATCCCGCACCTGATTCAAATCTCACGGAGACGCAGGCCGTCGTCGCTCCTGCAGCCAATGCAGCGGCCTTCACCCTGATCGCCAATGACGATGTTAGAGTGGAAATAAAGCAGGTGGAAGGAAACATTCCGTTGTTTTTCGCCGTATTGCCGGCAGGACAGGAGAAAGAGCTTTCCGCTTCGGGAAGCGTGCGCATCAATTATAGCGACGCCAACGCCCTTTCCATTCGCATTGGCACCAAGACCTACAAGATGCAAACGGACCGGAGCTCCATCCGCATCACTCCTGCCAACATCCTAAAGCAACAACAGGCGGGCAACTAG
- a CDS encoding aldo/keto reductase, whose protein sequence is MKYRRLGKSGLKVSELSFGSWVTFGDQVNNAVAESCLKTAYDAGINFFDNAEGYAAGQSEEVMGSILSKFGWSRDTFLVSSKVFWGGDQPNQTGLCRKHVIEACNAALKRLRVDYLDLYYCHRPDPETPIEETVRAMDTLIQQGKVLYWGTSEWSTGEIMEAYSVARQYNLIPPTMEQPRYNMIHRDRVEGELTRLYHSIGLGMTTFSPVSAGMLTGRYNEGIPADSRLSIERLDFLRERWERLKENGIVPVIETLESIAQKIGANLPQLAVAWCLKNENVSSVILGASKPEQLVNNLASLEFVDSLDDELMDEINVALSTVKEIDV, encoded by the coding sequence ATGAAATACAGACGTCTCGGCAAGTCAGGCCTCAAGGTCAGCGAGCTTTCATTTGGCTCCTGGGTCACTTTCGGTGACCAGGTGAACAATGCGGTCGCGGAGTCTTGCCTGAAAACGGCCTACGATGCCGGTATCAATTTCTTCGACAATGCGGAGGGCTACGCGGCCGGGCAGTCGGAGGAAGTCATGGGTAGCATTCTCTCCAAGTTTGGATGGTCTCGAGACACTTTCCTCGTCTCGAGCAAAGTTTTTTGGGGTGGCGACCAGCCCAACCAGACGGGACTTTGCCGCAAACATGTCATAGAAGCCTGCAACGCAGCCCTCAAACGCCTCCGGGTCGACTACCTCGATTTGTACTATTGTCACCGTCCGGATCCAGAAACGCCCATCGAAGAGACGGTCAGAGCCATGGATACGCTTATCCAGCAAGGTAAAGTGCTCTACTGGGGCACCTCCGAATGGAGTACCGGGGAGATCATGGAAGCCTACAGTGTGGCTCGGCAATACAACTTGATCCCGCCCACCATGGAGCAGCCGCGGTACAACATGATTCACCGGGATCGGGTCGAAGGTGAGCTCACACGACTCTATCATTCAATCGGGCTTGGAATGACCACCTTCTCCCCGGTATCCGCTGGGATGCTGACCGGAAGGTACAACGAAGGAATTCCCGCCGATAGCCGACTCTCAATCGAACGCCTCGACTTTCTTCGCGAACGCTGGGAACGCCTAAAAGAAAATGGAATCGTCCCCGTGATCGAAACGCTGGAGAGTATTGCCCAAAAAATCGGCGCGAATCTCCCTCAACTGGCCGTCGCCTGGTGCCTTAAAAACGAAAATGTAAGCAGCGTCATTCTAGGCGCGTCTAAACCGGAGCAGCTCGTAAACAATTTGGCCTCGCTCGAGTTCGTCGACAGTCTCGATGACGAACTGATGGACGAGATCAACGTGGCTCTAAGCACTGTTAAGGAAATCGATGTTTAG